Proteins encoded within one genomic window of Hevea brasiliensis isolate MT/VB/25A 57/8 chromosome 8, ASM3005281v1, whole genome shotgun sequence:
- the LOC110673656 gene encoding F-box protein CPR1-like has protein sequence MSDHLPQELLAEILSRLPVKSLLKCRCVSKTWYSLITDPSFIAQHLKKTAARNSGLLFFRYSTREFVWPFKENVRYLLYPDESFPANPVEELDCPFKGIKRLANIVGSCNGVFCLSYDVYGKYIERAALWNPSVRKIVNIPCPIFTLTSYGPYIPSLGFGFDSTTDDYKLVRIVCSHFNFGEIRPFVEIYSLRSRGWRKVDNNLKYVITERSTSAFLNGACHWVAAKRGYGHGVCDAIVSFSLGEEVFGEMEVPDCLVKKYQFVDVAVFDGSLLLAASFKFSGEGCCFTVWMMKEYGVPGSWTKLFDIPDFESHLKWIRKLVAFRQSGKVLLAKLFGQLVFYDPKTEEIFDTKIRGNAHSFYLDTFVESLVLLNEANEFTELEASEDNGTNEILEEVASSSNSQIVIDEANGESKEEAQGESISTQ, from the exons atgTCTGATCATCTTCCTCAAGAATTGCTCGCCGAAATTTTGTCAAGATTGCCAGTTAAATCACTCCTCAAATGCAGATGCGTTTCCAAGACCTGGTACTCTTTGATCACCGACCCTTCTTTCATAGCCCAACATCTCAAGAAAACCGCTGCAAGAAACAGTGGCCTACTATTCTTTAGGTACAGCACTAGAGAATTTGTTTGGCCATTTAAAGAAAATGTGCGTTATTTGCTATACCCCGATGAGTCTTTCCCTGCAAACCCTGTTGAAGAACTTGATTGCCCATTTAAAGGCATAAAGCGTTTAGCTAATATAGTGGGTTCTTGTAATGGGGTCTTTTGTCTATCTTATGATGTTTATGGCAAATACATTGAGAGAGCTGCTTTATGGAATCCTAGTGTTAGAAAGATCGTTAACATTCCTTGTCCTATTTTTACGTTGACCTCATATGGACCCTATATACCCTCACTTGGGTTTGGCTTTGATTCCACTACTGATGATTATAAGCTTGTGAGAATAGTGTGCTCGCATTTTAACTTTGGTGAGATTCGGCCTTTTGTTGAGATTTACAGTTTGAGAAGTAGGGGTTGGAGAAAGGTTGATAATAATCTGAAATATGTCATCACTGAGCGCTCAACTTCTGCTTTTCTGAATGGAGCTTGTCATTGGGTTGCCGCTAAGCGAGGTTATGGGCATGGTGTATGCGATGCGATTGTGTCGTTTTCCTTGGGAGAAGAGGTGTTTGGAGAAATGGAGGTACCAGATTGTTTGGTTAAGAAATACCAGTTTGTGGATGTTGCAGTTTTTGATGGATCACTTCTGCTGGCTGCATCTTTTAAATTTTCTGGGGAAGGCT GCTGTTTTACAGTTTGGATGATGAAAGAATATGGTGTTCCAGGATCTTGGACCAAACTTTTCGATATTCCTGATTTTGAATCACATTTGAAATGGATACGAAAGTTAGTTGCATTTAGGCAAAGTGGTAAGGTTCTATTGGCAAAATTATTCGGACAGCTAGTTTTCTATGATCCAAAGACAGAAGAAATCTTTGATACAAAAATTCGGGGCAATGCACACTCCTTTTATTTGGATACTTTTGTGGAGAGTCTTGTTTTACTCAATGAAGCAAATGAATTTACAGAATTGGAAGCTTCTGAGGATAATGGCACAAATGAAATCTTGGAGGAGGTTGCATCTAGCTCTAATTCACAGATTGTAATTGATGAAGCAAATGGAGAATCAAAGGAAGAAGCACAGGGAGAGTCCATTTCTACACAATGA
- the LOC131182452 gene encoding uncharacterized protein LOC131182452 produces MIETLLVSHQSQQEMISQLASKVDQMATHNKMLENQIAQQASSSNSKAFGKLPSQPENPREQCNAVTLRSGKVMGEEHEIEVKLKEKKDECESESTSTKAKASKEANEEKEDKKKIEEKYVPPAPYKPPLPFPQRFHKAQLDKQFGKFLEVLKKLYINIPFTDVISQMPSYAKFLREILSNKRRLEDYETVALTEKCSALLQNKLPPKLKDPGSFSIPCHIGETSIERALCDLGASVSLMPLSICEKLKIRDLKPTTISLQLADRSIKYPVGILENVPLKVGKFFIPEDFIVLEMEEDVRTPIILGRPFLATAGANIDVKNGKLKLTVGEEEIEFNLFQNSKEPAVLNSCYRVDVIEHDVKPRLLN; encoded by the coding sequence atgattgaaactcttcttgtgagccatcaaagtcaacaagaaatgatttctcaattagcatctaaagtggatcaaatggcaacacacaacaagatgttagagaatcaaatagctcaacaagctagctcttcaaataGCAAAGCttttgggaagcttcctagccaacctGAGAATCCAAGAGAGCAATGCAATGctgttactttaagaagtggaaagGTAATGGGGGAAGAACACGAAATTGAAGTAAagttgaaagaaaagaaagatgagTGTGAGAGTGAATCCACTTCAACTAAAGCTAAAGCTAGTAAGGAAGCAAATGAAGAGaaagaagataaaaagaaaatagaagagaaaTATGTGCCTCCTGCACCATACAAGCCACCATTGCCCTTTCCTCAGAGGTTTCATAAAGCACAATTAGATAAGCAGTTTGGGAAATTCCTTGAAGTTttgaagaagttgtatatcaacatTCCATTCACCGATGTCATTtctcaaatgccttcttatgctaagtttttgagggagattttatcaaataaaagaaGGTTGGAAGATTATGAAACTGTTGCACTTACTGAGAAGTGCAGTGCTTTATTGCAGAACAAGCTCCCACCAAAGCTGAAAGATCCTGGaagtttttccataccatgtcacattggagaAACAAGTATTGAGAGAGCATTATGTGACTTGGGGGCTAGTGTTAGCTTGATGCCACTTTCCATATGTGAGAAGTTAAAGATTAGAGATCTAAAGCCCACAACTATTTCTTTGCAGTTAGCTGACAGGTCTATAAAGTATCCAGTTGGGATTTTAGAGAATGTACCATTAAAAGTTGGAAAGTTTTTCATTCCAGAGGATTTTATTGTActagagatggaggaggatgtaagaACGCCCATCATACTTGGAAGGCCATTTTTAGCCACTGCAGGAGCTAATATAGATGTAAAGAATGGGAAATTGAAGTTGACAGTGGGGGAGGAGGAAATAGAGTTTAATTTATTCCAAAATTCCAAGGAACCAGCTGTGTTGAATTCTTGTTATAGGGTAGATGTTATAGAGCATGATGTCAAACCAAGGTTACTAAACTAG